From the Coleofasciculus sp. FACHB-T130 genome, the window ATCACCTTCTGACGCAGGTCATAACTATAGGGGTTTGCCATGAGCAGCTTGAATAACTTCAGGACAACAGGTGATCTCTACTCTACGTCCTAACTATCTTGGCGGTTGCTATAAATCGCCCAAGCCTTAAGGAAAGCGGGTTGTAAGCGTTTATTAGATTTCTTTGTCAGCCATGAAAAATTTAACAATAGGTAATTATACTAAGGGAGCGGGAAAGAAGCAAACAGCCGCAACGACGAGGATGAATCATGGCTTTCCCTGCAACTGTGAAGACTTACTCGGAACGATCGGACATCAAAAAAAAGAAAATTTTTTTGACAGCAGCACCAATTGATTAATATCTGCTATTATCTATATTTGTCACCTAGGAGAGGTGGCTGAGTGGTCGAAAGCGACAGATTGCTAATCTGTTGTACGGTTGGTAACTCCGTACCGAGGGTTCGAATCCCTCCCTCTCCGTTTTAAAAGCGAAAACAGACAAGTAGCGAAGCCCAATAGGGAAAAGCAAACGCCTCACTCTTGACGTCTCACAGCGATCGCTTCTGCTAGCTAAAATGTTGGCAGAAGTTATGGCTGTATTCTTAAACAACTGAGATCAATTAAAATATTTGATTTCAATCGTGGACTGTTGAAGAGTTAAACACCCAAATGAGCAGACCCGCTTCAGCCAAAAATATCAAACCGAGTTGGGCGATCGCCCTAGCAATTACCACTATTACGACAAGTTTTCTAACCGCTGCTTGCGAAAACCCCTCTCAAACAACGCCAGGTAATAACACGCCAACCAGTACAACCAGTAGCCCCGCCCAGACTACAGGTTCTACCCCAGCCACCAGCGGTTCCGGACTCAAGATTGGCTCACTGCTGCCGACCACTGGCGACCTATCTTCCGTAGGGCAACCCCTGCCAGATGCTATCCGCCTGTTAATAGACACCGTCAACAAGTGTGGCGGCGTCAATAGTCAGCCAGTCACATTTATTCCTGAAGATGACCAAACCGATCCCAACGCTGGCACCGCAGGAATGACCAAATTAACGGAAGTAGATAGAGTTGCTGGCGTCGTCGGTTCCTTTGCCAGCAGCGTTTCTAGTGCCGCCGTGCCTGTCGCTGTCCGCAACAAGGTGATGTTTATCTCACCAGGTAGCACCAGCCCCGTCTTTACAGAACGAGCCAAAAAAGGAGAATTTCAAGGTTATTGGGCGCGGACGGCTCCCCCCGATACCTATCAAGCTCAGGCTTTAGCAAAACTAGCCAGTGACAGAGGATTTAAGCGCGTTTCCACCATCGTCATCAACAACGACTATGGAGTTGGTTTTGAACAAGAATTTGTACAAGCCTTTAAAAAATTAGGAGGCACTATTGTCAACAAACCAACTCGCTACGACCCCAAAGCCGCTACTTTTGAAAGCGACATACTAGAAGCGTTCAAGGACAAGCCTGATGCGGTGGCAGCAGTTGTTTATGCTGAAACCGGCAGCTTGCTCTTAAAATCTGCCTACGAACAAGGTCTAAGTAAAGGCGTCCAGGTGATGCTGACAGATGGTGCTTATTCGGAAGACTTTCCCGAACAGGTCGGCAAAACCAGCGATGATCAATTTATATTAACTGGGGCAATCGGTACGGTTCCCGGTGCTAATGGCCCAGCACTGGCTGAGTTCACCAAGATTTGGAAAGAGAAAACTGGAAGGGGATTGAGCGCCTATGTCCCTCACGCTTGGGATGCTGCCGCTTTGATGGTACTAGCAGCCGAAGACGCTAAATTAAATACCGGCGAAGGCATTAAAAGTAAGATTCGTGATGTCGCCAATGCCCCAGGAACGGAAGTCAGCGATGTTTGTCAGGCACTAGAACTGGTGCGTAAGGGTGAGGAGATTAACTACCAGGGAGCTAGCGGTAACGTCGATATTGATGCAAACGGCGATGTGGTGGGTAGCTACGATGTCTGGGCGGTGGAACCTACAGGTTCCCTAGCCGTGACCGGCAAAGTCAGCCCTCAAGTAGCCGTAACCGAGAAAAAGTAAGAAAGTACAAAGGCAAAAGAAACAGGAGAAACCAAATTTTTCTGCTGTCTTTTGCCTTTGATTTTTACCTTCTCTAGAAACCAGGGAAGGTGTAACCCACGCCCAGAATTAGTCCCACTGGCACTTCATCGCTTTGAAATCCGATATTTAGAGCTGCATTTGCTGTAAATTGCCGTGTCAAAGGTACATCGACGCCACCCGTAACCAGGAAACCAATGTCGCTGTCATCACCCGTGGAAATCGTGACACCGCCACCCACGTAAGGGGCGAATCTGACGGGTTCAAACGGATCTGACTGTCGGATGTTAAAGTCGTAAGTCACTGGAAGCAGAAAGGTCGTATCGTCACCGAGTAGCACGGAAGGGCGTACAGACAACGTATTGGTTAGACCAATTTTGCTGATCACGGCGAAACTACCATCGCCCAAAGCACTATCACCCCCGAAACCAATATTGAAGCCAACCCCGACGTAGCTTCGACCGGCACGAGTGGTTCGACCGAGTTCGATGTCGGTTTGAGCAATCTCAGAGTCATTGGGTAAGTTTGGAGTTTCAGCAGTTGGTTGCTGTGGTGCGGCGAGAGCGGCAGCAGAAGTGGTTACGCCGGGAAATGGTTGCGTAGTAGCAGTATCATCAGCCGCTGCCAAGGAGGAAGGTTCTGAAGCCACAGGCTTTGCGCTTTCTTCAACCAGCGTTGCATCTTGGTACTCAGAGAGAATGACCGGCTGTTGGCTCAGATTATATTGTGTTGAGACCGGGGCTTGCGGTGCAGCCGGGACTTGTGGTGCAGCCGGAACAGTTGATTGGGTAATCGGTGTGACATCTGCCGACTTGACAACTGGCTTGACAACTGGCATACCCATTACTGTTGGCTCAGCGATCGCTTCAGATGCGGCAGGTTCTGAAGTCTCAACGACCGCAGGAGTCTTTTGGTCAATGACTGTGGCAGTGGGCTGGGCTGTAGCTGACAAGCCACCGCTGAAAACTGTCAGTGCGGTCAGACCTAGCAAGAAAGAAACACGCTTAGAAAAGATTGTATTCACGGTCACTCCTCAAAAAATTCCTCAAAAATCTACGAAAGCCAACCTTAATTGCCTATTCTCTCGGAAATTATATTTCCCTGTCGTCAATTTAGGAAATTTTAAAAGATTTTGCTACCCACCAAGGAAGGATTATGCGCTGAAAGTGGCTAATATCCGACGATAATTGATGTTGACAGGTGAAATGGAATAAAGAGGGTCAGAGGGTGATAAGAGAGATTTTTCTTCCCGATTCCTAGGCTTTATCTCCAAAGCAGCGATCGCAATTTCTCTGATAAAGGCTTGGGATGCGACCAATCGCTTATTTTGATTTTGATGACGAAGAAACCCTTTTTTACAATAAAAAGGGTTTCTTCGTGATTGATGAAGCTCGCCTCTGTAACCGCAGATTGTACTAGGTAAGGCTGTCCATTGCCGCGACAACTTGCTGGGAAACAAAGGGGAGAATCGCTTTGTTTTTACTATTTGCTTTGCCTTCAGTGAACACAATCAACAAATAAGGGTGCCGTGATGGTAGCTCGATATAAGCGGCGTCGTGGCGAACTTGGCTTGTCCAACCGGCTTTAGACCACAATTGGGCATTTGGAGGCAGTCCGCCACCTAAGAAACCCCGCACCTGATTTTCCTCATCGGGGGCTTCATCGTCTTCTGCATGGAGGCTGCGTTTCATCAGTCCCATCATTGCTTGCGATCGCCCGGAGGAAACTGCAACGCCTCCGACAATGCTATGTATGAGCCTCGCCGTGGCATTGGTCGTCACCATATTGCGGTTTTCCCGCATCTCCCCTAAGAATGCCCGCTCTCGCCCATAGGGACCGTCACCCCAAGGTTTTTGATTGACATTGATGGTTTCCATCTCTGTCCAACCGAGGGATTGAAAGTAGCGATTCACGATATTGCGCTGCAACTGCCAGGTTTCAAACGGCCCTGGCGGCAACTCTGGACCGCTAGTAGTGCCAGTCAATACATCCAGCACTAAGCTGGTGGCGTCGTTGCTGGAATCAATAATCATGTCGCGGATGGCTCGCTCTAACTCCGAGGAAGTTTGGATCATTCCTTGTTCCAGCCACTCTTGTACAGCAACCAGATAAAACAGTTTAACGATGCTGGCAGGAAAGATTCGCTCGACGCCGCGATAGCTAAAGCCCCGGACTGGATATTTCCAGAATTCCTCTGAACTAAGGGCACCGCCAGTATTGACGGGCACTGGGGGATCGTAGACTACCCAGGTTAAGGCAATTTGGTTGCGGGCTAATCCCGGAAATTCTGCCCAAGTTGCTTCTAAAATGCGATCGCCTAATTTTTCTAGTTGTGCGTCTTTGTGAAAAAATGTCATTTTTATCAGTTGTTATCAGTTGTCAGTTATCAGTTGTCAATTGTTCAATAGTTTGTACCACTGACCAACAACCACTGACCCATGACCCATGACTCATTCCGCGAGTACCAATGTCGAGTCAATCTAAACCTCTATGATTCCCCCAGTTGTACTCGTTTGGCAACTCAGGCAGCAATCGGGCGTCACTTGCGGATTTTGTCGCCAAATACAGATGTATCGTCTATCCAAGTTTGTCTGCGTGAAGATGACTATTCCGGCTGGGTGGCAATTCAAGACCTCAAAGAGATTGAGGAGGCACAAACGCCCTACGAAGCCCATACTATCTCCCCGACAGAAATTCAAAATCGCATACCCCAAGTCATTGCCTTTATGCAAGCGGCGATGCAACAGCCGAATTATTATCTCTGGGGCGGAACATTAGAGCCAAATTATGACTGTTCCGGGCTGATGCAAGCCGCTTTTGCTGCCTCTGGGATTTGGTTGCCGAGAGATTCCTATCAGCAGGAAGCATTTACACAATCAATTGCGATTCAAGAGCTACAATCAGGTGATTTAATCTTTTTTGGCATCGGAGATAGAACAACCCATGTGGGTTTATACCTGGGAGAAGGACGTTATATCCATAGTTCCGGTCAAGAACAGGGTCGCAACGGAATTGGAATTGATGTCCTTTCGGAACAGGGAGATTCGATTAGTCAGTCGTATTTTCGGCAACTGCGCTCTTGCGGGCGAGTGGTTGCCAGTTATCAACCACAACGACAATAAGACACCAAAAGGTGGGAGGCAATCGTGTTAATTCCTGAAAGACTGGTAACGCAAAGCGAAATGTCTGCTGACGATATCCCCGATATTTCTGTAGTAGTGCCGGTTTATAACGAGGTGGAAAGTTTACCCCACCTAATTGAAGCGATCGCAACCACTTTAATTGAGACGAATCTGAACTACGAAATTATTTGCGTGGATGATGGTTCTAAGGATGGTTCAGCGGAATTTCTGAAATCTCTAGTGCAAACCCACAAAAACTTAAAAGCAGTGCTTCTGCGTCGAAACTACGGTCAAACTCCGGCAATGTCTGCGGGGTTTAACTATGCGCGAGGCAAGGTGATTATCACAATGGATGGCGATTTGCAGAATGACCCGGCGGATATTCCCCGGCTCTTGGCAAAGTTAGAAGAAGGCTATGACTTGGTCAGTGGCTGGCGTGAGAAACGACAGGACGCCGCCCTGACTCGTCTGCTTCCGTCTAAAATCGCTAACTGGTTAATTGGGCGAGTCACGGGTGTAGAGTTGCATGACTACGGTTGTTCCCTAAAAGCCTACCGCTCAGAATTGGTGGCGGATATGAATCTTTATGGGGAATTGCACCGATTTTTGCCAGCTTTGGCGTTCATTGAGGGGGCAAGAATTACTGAGCTGCCAGTGGGGCACCATGCCCGCCGCTATGGAAGCAGTAAGTATGGGTTGGGGCGGACATTCCGAGTCGTGATGGACTTGTTAACCGTCTACTTTATGAAAAAGTTCCTCACCCGCCCCATGCACGTCTTTGGGCTGTTTGGCATTATTGCAATGGCATTAGGGACGCTGCTTGGTCTGTATTTAACGATTTTAAAAGTGGGTTTCGGTCAGAGCATTGGCGATCGCCCGTTATTGATTCTGGCGGTCGTACTGCTAGTGACGGGTGTGCAATTATTTTCTTTTGGACTGCTTGCAGAATTGTTAATGAGAACTTATCACGAGTCTCAGGGCAGACCAATCTATCGGGTGAGGGAAGTTGTTGGGGGGAATGTTAACAATAGTAAACAAAGGGAAGGCTAAACGTGTAAGAAGGAATTAAGCTTTGAAAGTTTTTTGGACGCTAGAGCCGCCCAGTCGCCGCAATCTGTTGGTTTTATTTACGGCTGGGCTATTATTTTGGTCTAGTATGGCTTCTTTGCTCCCAACGCTGCCGCTCTATATCGAGGATGTGGGCGGAACGACGCAGCAGATTGGGATTGTCATGGGGTCATTTGCCCTCGGATTGGTTCTGTGTCGTTCGTGGCTGGGGCGTTTGGCAGATCGACGCGGTCGCAAGGTGGTCTTGCTGATTGGCATGACCGTGGCAGCGATCGCGCCTTTGGGCTATCTAGTTGTTAAATCAATTCCCCTATTAATGCTGCTGCGAGCGTTCCACGGGATTAGCATTGCGGCTTTCACGACGGGTTACAGCGCCTTGGTGGTTGATTTGTCCCCATTTTCCAAGCGGGGTGAGTTAATTGGCTACATGAGCTTGGTAACGCCAGTTGGGATGGCGATAGGGCCAGCAGTTGGGGGTTATATCCAAGCTGGGGTTGGTTACACGCCGTTGTTTCTGCTCTCTTGCGGGCTAGGAGCGATCGGTTTAGTTTGTGCCAATCAAGTCAAAGAACCCCGAATCGTCCACGAGACAAACGATTCCTCTGCCGGTTCATCCGAAACTCAACAATTTTGGCGACTTCTGGCAAGTCCTCGTCTAAGGATTCCAGCTTTAGTGTTGTTGCTGGTTGGTGTAGCGTTTGGAGCGTTAAGTACCTTCGTCCCTTTATTTATTAAAGATGCCGAAGTTGACTTAAATCCGGGGTTATTTTATACAGCAGCAGCGATCGCGTCTTTTATTTCCCGCATCATCATTGGTCGCGCTTCTGACCGTTACGGACGCGGAATTTTTATCACTGGCAGTATATTCAGCTATGCATTGGCAATGCTGATGCTGTCTCATGCTTACACTGCCCGTACCTTTTTAGTGGGCGGTTTTTTGGAAGGCGCAGGAGCGGGAACGTTACTGCCGATGATGATTGCCTTGATTTCCGACCGTTCCTCTCCCCAAGAACGAGGCAGAGTCTTTGCTTTGTGCATCACAGGGTTTGATGTCGGGATAGCGATCGCGGGTCCTGTTTTGGGTTCCATTGCCGAACCCATTGGCTACCGAGCAATGTTTACTATTACAACAGTTATTTCATTCCTGGCGCTGATTATCTTCGCTACCCTATCGAGCAAAAATTTATCCCATTCCCTCCGCTTCGCCTTTGGCAGAGAAAAGGATGTTTATGCCTTGAATAAGGTTGGGCTACAAAGTGAGGCATAATTCAAAGAAAAAAGGCAAAAGAAAGAATCTTTTGCCTTTTTCTTTTTTACTTAGTAACGGGCTAGGAGGGATTCGAACCCCCGACACCGTGGTCCGTAGCCACGTGCTCTAGTCCACTGAGCTACAAGCCCTTGCCAGAAATTTATAATAGCATAGCCTAACCGTATGATGCAAAATTTTTCTCAAAATCAACCGCTCACTCATTTGGATGCCCACGGTGAGGCTCAGATGGTGGATGTTTCCGGCAAAGAACAAACTCGACGCCATGCTGTTGCTGCGGCACAAGTGCGGATGTTGCTAGAGACATTTGAGGCGATTCAGGCGGGGAACGCGCCGAAAGGAGATGTATTGGGAACTGCGAGATTGGCTGGGATTATGGCAGCAAAGCAGACTTCTCAGCTAATTCCCCTGTGTCATCCCTTGCCAATTCATAAAGTAGAAGTTCAGATCGTGCCTGACGCCCAGTTGCCGGGATATCAGATTCAAGCGGAAGTCGTCACCAAGGCGGAAACTGGCGTGGAAATGGAAGCGCTAACAGCCGTTTCTGTCGCTGCACTCACCCTCTACGACATGGCGAAAGCGTTGGAAAAAGGGATGGTGATTGAATCGATTCGCTTGGTGAGTAAGACGGGTGGCAAGTCGGGAGATTACCTTCGCCAGGGACAGGGCAGTTAGCGGCTTAGAATGAATTTAGTTGTTAGCGCTAACAACTCATAACTCATAACTTATAATTCATCACTTCCATGCCTCCTCGTTGGCCTCGAAAACCAGACCGTAATGACCCCGCCTATCGTCGCCTCGACGATAGAATGAATTTTGCCATCCATGTGGCGATTTTTGGTGCCTGTAATTCTGGCTTGTGGTTTTTCCACAACTTGCAGAATGCTACATGGCCTTGGGCAACCTGGGTGACAGGCGGATGGGCGTTAGTCTTAGCTACCCACGCTCTGTATATCTTTGCACTCGCAGATTATTCCGACCCAGTAACAGAATCTGCAAATACCAGTGCTGGTTTAGGATTCCAGCCCAAAACCAAAGAAAAATCCAAAAAAACTACCTAAAGATAGATCCCTGTTTCTTGCTTTTCGTGGATTCAAACTCGGACGGGGATCAATTGCAATGAAAGCATTAGATTCCCTATCCACATAACCAAAGTAAATCCTATGGCTAGAACCAACACTTCTGAAGCAATTGAATCCCTCGCCGCCGAAATTGGCGAAAACGTTTACATCGATGTGGCTAAATGGCACCTCTATTTGCAGGATGCCAAGCTGCATACTCTTGTGGCAGAAAAACTGTATCCCCTACTGGCTGATAATTCTCTAGATGAAAATCAGGTGTTGAAAGTCCTGCAAGGGATTCCCGTCAAGTTAGGCGGCGGGAAGCGGGAAGTTCCCCTAGTAGATTTGTTGCCTACCCAGTGCCAGGTAAACCTGATGGATCTTCTGGAAGAATTCCAGCGCAATCTATAAATAAGTTGTCACTTTTCCCTTCCCCTTCTCTGGCAGAGAAGGGGTTTGGGGGTTACAACTGCTCGATCCAAAAGGGATTAGCAAGAGCTAGTTTCATGACTAAAAATGTTTACTTTGATACGAAGAAGTTTTAATTAACTTGCGACGATAAGCGTGTTGACCGTAAACATTGACTAGATAAGGCATTAGGTAGGTCAGCAATCCAGAAATCCAGCGATCGCGCGTCATTTCGCCTCGGAAAAAGGCAAACCCGTGATTGATCAAAAACAAGAGAGTTCCGACAAATACAGCCGTTTTTAATCCAGTCGGGATAAACTCTTTGTCAAATAAGCTGACAAGATATGCTTTAAGTGTCTTCATGCGGGGTTGCGATCGCTAAGCTAGATGAGCCAAGCCTCAATACTCATCTCGACTTACTGTTAGATATCACACCTTCCTCTTCAAGTTTGGTATTGTTTCATACACCTAATTGAGCTAGTTCAAGTGCGATCGCTACCTCGCAAAGCGTTGGCGAATCCGCGACACAAAAATATCAACTTCCGGCAAATTCAGCTGCTTTGCCAAGAAAGCATAAACGATCAAGCCAACAAAAGCGGCTAAACTTAGCTGCAATAACTGCACCAGCAACCCATTCGCATTCCAGACTTCTTGAAAACCTTTACTGACACCCCAACTCGCTAAACCAGCTACAAAGCTAGCACCTGTCAAACCCAAAATTGGCAAACTCCACTCTTGCCAAGGCAAGCCGTTAAGCTTGCGATTCAACATCCAAATGAGTGCCACGACTGAAATGGTATTGACCATCACCGTGGATAAAATCAAACCGGGTGCCCCAAAACGTTGAACAAGAATAAAATCTAGCAGAGCATTGAAGAAGATATTCACGATACTGATGCGAAAGGGCGTCTCTCCATCGCCCAAGGCATAAAATACCCGCACCAGTACATCTCGCCCCAAGTAGACAAACATCCCAATCCCATAAGCCATCAGCAATGAAGCAACCAACTCAGATGCTCTAGACTTAAAGGCTCCGCGTTGATAGATTACTTGGACGATGGGGACGGCTAGCGTCATCATCAGGGCACTCAAAGGCAACATAGTAATCGCAGTCAGCAGTAATCCTTGGCGAATCCGTTGCTTGAGTTCGGGCCAATCTTCAGGGGCAGCGAGTCGCGAAAAAACCGGCAGCAGGGGGACTAAAATGACATTCGAGATAATTCCTAGAGGTGTTTGAACGAGAAGCCCCGCATAGGTCATGGCAGCCGCTGCTGTGGGGATATACGAGGCGAAAAATAAATCGGTGTAGAGGTTAATTTGCAGCGTCCCGGAGGAAAGCGTCGCAGGTCCCATCACCTTCAAGACCTCCTTGACCCCCGGCTGATTCCATTCAAATCGCAGGCGTAACTTGCCTAAGCCAGCCCGCCACTGGGCAGTAAGTTGGACTAGCCACTGCAACACGGCACCGGCAAGGGTTCCCCCCGCCAACACCAGTCCTCCTACTTCAGCGTATTGGGGTAGGGTAATTTGGTTGCCGACTTGTAGCGCCAAAACTGCCAGTCCACCAATTACGGTAATGCTGGAGAATAAGGGGCTAACCGAGGGTAGCCAGTACATATCTGCCGCATTTAAGGTGCCAAAACCAATCCCAATTAGCCCAGCCATCAGCGCCATCGGAGCCATGATCTGTAACTGCTGGATGGCGATCGCTCTCACTTGCAGTCCTTGCGGCGTCTCGCTTAAACCGGGTGCCACCAGGTTAATAAAAACGCCTGCAAACACAATTAGGACGATCGTAACGAGTAGGAGTATTCCGCCTACCATCGTTGTAATCGTCTCTACTAGGGGCGCAGCTTCCGATTTGTCGCGCTGCTTGGCTAAAACGCTGACAATCGCACTGTGAAAAGGGCCATTGATGCCGCCCAGTAAGATCAGCAAAAAGCCAGGAATCACATAAGCGTAATTGTAGGCATCGGCAACGACACCCACACCAAAAGCGGCAGCGATCGCTTGTTGGCGTACTAACCCAAAAATTTTACTAATCAGCGTAGCAACTGCCACAATTCCGGCAATGCTCGCGAGTGTCCGAGCGGTTTTCTGCTTTTCAGTCACGAACGGTTAACAATCCCTCAATTGGCTCATCTTATTTAAACGCAAAGGTTAACCCCAAGGTACGCCAAGTTAAAATCTCCTTTGCGCTCCTTTACGATTTCCCTGGCTTACCTCTGCGTTAAAAATACTATGGATTGGCTCTACCGCTACCCGACTCTCTCATCCGGAATTTTGCTCAAACGCTACAAGCGTTTCTTTGCCGATATTGAACTAGCGTCTGGAGAGGTGATCACCGCCCATTGTCCAAATACCGGCCCGATGACTGGGGTTTCAACGTCCGGTAGTCCCGTGCAGGTGTCGTATAGCGACAATCCCAAGCGGAAATTGCCGTATACGTGGGAAATGATTCAAGTTTACGATACCGAACCGACTTGGGTGGGAGTGAATACAGCTTTGCCTAATCGGGTCGTTAAGTTAGCACTAGAAAAGTTCCTGTTCCCAACATTGGGCAATTACAGCCAAGTTCGCTTTGAGGTGCCCTATGGAGTAGAAAAAAATAGCCGGGTAGACTTTTTACTAACGGGTAATGACTCCGATTTACCCATTTATTTGGAAGTCAAAAGCACGACTTGGGCGCAAGGGAAACTGGTGCTGTTTCCCGATACAGTCACGACAAGAGGACAAAAGCATCTGCGGGAATTGACCGCGTTAATTCCTCAGATGCGGGCGGTGATGCTTTATTTTGTGAATCGCGGTGACTGTACTCATTTTGCGCCTGGAGACAGTACCGATCCCCTGTATGGTAAGTTGTTGCGCGACGCCGTTGCCCAAGGGGTGGAAGTATTACCTTGCCGCTTTGAAGTTACCC encodes:
- a CDS encoding ABC transporter substrate-binding protein, coding for MSRPASAKNIKPSWAIALAITTITTSFLTAACENPSQTTPGNNTPTSTTSSPAQTTGSTPATSGSGLKIGSLLPTTGDLSSVGQPLPDAIRLLIDTVNKCGGVNSQPVTFIPEDDQTDPNAGTAGMTKLTEVDRVAGVVGSFASSVSSAAVPVAVRNKVMFISPGSTSPVFTERAKKGEFQGYWARTAPPDTYQAQALAKLASDRGFKRVSTIVINNDYGVGFEQEFVQAFKKLGGTIVNKPTRYDPKAATFESDILEAFKDKPDAVAAVVYAETGSLLLKSAYEQGLSKGVQVMLTDGAYSEDFPEQVGKTSDDQFILTGAIGTVPGANGPALAEFTKIWKEKTGRGLSAYVPHAWDAAALMVLAAEDAKLNTGEGIKSKIRDVANAPGTEVSDVCQALELVRKGEEINYQGASGNVDIDANGDVVGSYDVWAVEPTGSLAVTGKVSPQVAVTEKK
- a CDS encoding serine hydrolase — its product is MTFFHKDAQLEKLGDRILEATWAEFPGLARNQIALTWVVYDPPVPVNTGGALSSEEFWKYPVRGFSYRGVERIFPASIVKLFYLVAVQEWLEQGMIQTSSELERAIRDMIIDSSNDATSLVLDVLTGTTSGPELPPGPFETWQLQRNIVNRYFQSLGWTEMETINVNQKPWGDGPYGRERAFLGEMRENRNMVTTNATARLIHSIVGGVAVSSGRSQAMMGLMKRSLHAEDDEAPDEENQVRGFLGGGLPPNAQLWSKAGWTSQVRHDAAYIELPSRHPYLLIVFTEGKANSKNKAILPFVSQQVVAAMDSLT
- a CDS encoding C40 family peptidase gives rise to the protein MTHDSFREYQCRVNLNLYDSPSCTRLATQAAIGRHLRILSPNTDVSSIQVCLREDDYSGWVAIQDLKEIEEAQTPYEAHTISPTEIQNRIPQVIAFMQAAMQQPNYYLWGGTLEPNYDCSGLMQAAFAASGIWLPRDSYQQEAFTQSIAIQELQSGDLIFFGIGDRTTHVGLYLGEGRYIHSSGQEQGRNGIGIDVLSEQGDSISQSYFRQLRSCGRVVASYQPQRQ
- a CDS encoding glycosyltransferase family 2 protein, producing MSADDIPDISVVVPVYNEVESLPHLIEAIATTLIETNLNYEIICVDDGSKDGSAEFLKSLVQTHKNLKAVLLRRNYGQTPAMSAGFNYARGKVIITMDGDLQNDPADIPRLLAKLEEGYDLVSGWREKRQDAALTRLLPSKIANWLIGRVTGVELHDYGCSLKAYRSELVADMNLYGELHRFLPALAFIEGARITELPVGHHARRYGSSKYGLGRTFRVVMDLLTVYFMKKFLTRPMHVFGLFGIIAMALGTLLGLYLTILKVGFGQSIGDRPLLILAVVLLVTGVQLFSFGLLAELLMRTYHESQGRPIYRVREVVGGNVNNSKQREG
- a CDS encoding MFS transporter, with the protein product MKVFWTLEPPSRRNLLVLFTAGLLFWSSMASLLPTLPLYIEDVGGTTQQIGIVMGSFALGLVLCRSWLGRLADRRGRKVVLLIGMTVAAIAPLGYLVVKSIPLLMLLRAFHGISIAAFTTGYSALVVDLSPFSKRGELIGYMSLVTPVGMAIGPAVGGYIQAGVGYTPLFLLSCGLGAIGLVCANQVKEPRIVHETNDSSAGSSETQQFWRLLASPRLRIPALVLLLVGVAFGALSTFVPLFIKDAEVDLNPGLFYTAAAIASFISRIIIGRASDRYGRGIFITGSIFSYALAMLMLSHAYTARTFLVGGFLEGAGAGTLLPMMIALISDRSSPQERGRVFALCITGFDVGIAIAGPVLGSIAEPIGYRAMFTITTVISFLALIIFATLSSKNLSHSLRFAFGREKDVYALNKVGLQSEA
- the moaC gene encoding cyclic pyranopterin monophosphate synthase MoaC, which translates into the protein MMQNFSQNQPLTHLDAHGEAQMVDVSGKEQTRRHAVAAAQVRMLLETFEAIQAGNAPKGDVLGTARLAGIMAAKQTSQLIPLCHPLPIHKVEVQIVPDAQLPGYQIQAEVVTKAETGVEMEALTAVSVAALTLYDMAKALEKGMVIESIRLVSKTGGKSGDYLRQGQGS
- a CDS encoding 2TM domain-containing protein — its product is MPPRWPRKPDRNDPAYRRLDDRMNFAIHVAIFGACNSGLWFFHNLQNATWPWATWVTGGWALVLATHALYIFALADYSDPVTESANTSAGLGFQPKTKEKSKKTT
- a CDS encoding DUF3181 family protein, whose translation is MARTNTSEAIESLAAEIGENVYIDVAKWHLYLQDAKLHTLVAEKLYPLLADNSLDENQVLKVLQGIPVKLGGGKREVPLVDLLPTQCQVNLMDLLEEFQRNL
- the nrtS gene encoding nitrate/nitrite transporter NrtS; its protein translation is MKTLKAYLVSLFDKEFIPTGLKTAVFVGTLLFLINHGFAFFRGEMTRDRWISGLLTYLMPYLVNVYGQHAYRRKLIKTSSYQSKHF
- the murJ gene encoding murein biosynthesis integral membrane protein MurJ, with amino-acid sequence MTEKQKTARTLASIAGIVAVATLISKIFGLVRQQAIAAAFGVGVVADAYNYAYVIPGFLLILLGGINGPFHSAIVSVLAKQRDKSEAAPLVETITTMVGGILLLVTIVLIVFAGVFINLVAPGLSETPQGLQVRAIAIQQLQIMAPMALMAGLIGIGFGTLNAADMYWLPSVSPLFSSITVIGGLAVLALQVGNQITLPQYAEVGGLVLAGGTLAGAVLQWLVQLTAQWRAGLGKLRLRFEWNQPGVKEVLKVMGPATLSSGTLQINLYTDLFFASYIPTAAAAMTYAGLLVQTPLGIISNVILVPLLPVFSRLAAPEDWPELKQRIRQGLLLTAITMLPLSALMMTLAVPIVQVIYQRGAFKSRASELVASLLMAYGIGMFVYLGRDVLVRVFYALGDGETPFRISIVNIFFNALLDFILVQRFGAPGLILSTVMVNTISVVALIWMLNRKLNGLPWQEWSLPILGLTGASFVAGLASWGVSKGFQEVWNANGLLVQLLQLSLAAFVGLIVYAFLAKQLNLPEVDIFVSRIRQRFAR
- the sfsA gene encoding DNA/RNA nuclease SfsA, with translation MDWLYRYPTLSSGILLKRYKRFFADIELASGEVITAHCPNTGPMTGVSTSGSPVQVSYSDNPKRKLPYTWEMIQVYDTEPTWVGVNTALPNRVVKLALEKFLFPTLGNYSQVRFEVPYGVEKNSRVDFLLTGNDSDLPIYLEVKSTTWAQGKLVLFPDTVTTRGQKHLRELTALIPQMRAVMLYFVNRGDCTHFAPGDSTDPLYGKLLRDAVAQGVEVLPCRFEVTPEGIRYLGLADFLPSMPAQTSCLSLPE